Below is a window of Accipiter gentilis chromosome 20, bAccGen1.1, whole genome shotgun sequence DNA.
GAGCAACTCTTTGTATCCCCCGAAGTGTTTGTGACTCTGGGCATCATCAGCTTGCTGGAGAACGTCTTGGTCATTGTGGCGATAGCCAAGAACAAGAACCTCCATTCGCCCATGTACTTCTTCATCTGTAGCTTGGCAGTGGCTGACATGCTAGTGAGTGTATCTAACGGATCAGAAACTATTGTCATCACGCTGCTAAACAATACAGACACAGACGCACAGAGCTTTACCATAAACATTGACAATGTCATTGACTCAGTGATTTGCAGTTCCTTGCTTGCATCAATTTGCAGTCTGCTCTCAATAGCAGTGGACAGGTACTTTACTATCTTTTATGCCCTCCAGTACCATAATATCATGACGGTGAAGCGCGTAGGGGTCATCATCACATGCATCTGGGCTGCTTGCACAGTCTCAGGCATTTTGTTCATCATTTACTCTGACAGCAGTGTTGTCATCATCTGCCTTATTAGCATGTTCTTCACTATGCTCATTCTCATGGCATCCCTCTATGTCCACATGTTTATGATGGCTCGGATGCATATCAAAAAGATTGCTGTTCTTCCAGGAACTGGCCCTATTCGCCAAGGGGCCAACATGAAAGGGGCCATCACTCTCACCATCCTGATCGGAGTTTTTGTTGTGTGCTGGGCTCCTTTTTTCCTGCACCTGATTTTCTACATTTCCTGCCCCTACAACCCTTACTGTGTGTGTTTCATGTCCCACTTTAACTTCTACCTCATCCTCATCATGTGCAATTCCATCATTGATCCACTTATCTATGCATTCCGGAGTCAGGAGCTCAGGAAAACATTCAAGGAGATTATATGCTGCTGTAGCCTGAGAGGGCTTTGTGATTTCCCTGGCAAATATTAAACTGACTGGATACGTTACTGTACACACAACATGCAGCACAGAGTTCCAAGCCTTCAGattctctttctcagcagaatttGGTTTAAATCTTTAAGAGTGAGCACCTCTTTCTGTCTCCCCTCTCTCTCATCCTTCTGTCCCATTCACGTGTAATTCATATTTCTGTATAATGTTTGTGAAATCTGCAGTTTGTAATTTATTTGGCTGGAAAGAGAAGTAGCACTTCATACCAGTTTGTAAGTAAGCAAATAAATGTAATGATGAATGTGAAATACTAACAAACATAAGCAGCTGTATGTTCCAACTGCTAACAAAATAAATAACTTGCCTGTCTTACAGTACATATTGGCTGATACTGTACCTTATTCTGTTGAAGTAATTATAGCTATCCATTATATTATATACAGCTCAAAATAGAACATATGCTTCTCTACTAGTGGATTAGAGGTTCTCTAGTAtgagaaagcagatttttcaTAAGGATTACTGCAGCCAACGAGTTGTATTCATTCATTTTGAACTCTTTTCCTCCTACTCCACAAGCAGCAATTCTGTTCGTTGTTACAGTTATTGCCCACAACAATAAGATTTTTCAAATGCCTGCTACACAGACAATAGAATGCTTGGGTTTTGCAGGGGGTGAGGGGGTTCAAGATGATGATTGCTTTACGTCTGAGAGTACCTTTTTGCAAAGTTGAAATTGCTCCCTGGAGCATCAGTTAGCCCTGGATATATTTGCTAAACTGGCTTCCAGGTAGTCTAGCACCCTCCATTCAGCCATGAAGCAGGTATAGTATTAACATTGACAGTGCCAACACCAATGTAAAGATTCACTGAGAGATATATCTGATGAAGATGAAGAGGGAAGTTCAGTCTGAATGTCCAGTCCTTCCTTGTTCTGAGGTTTTGTGGGGAACAAAGGCTCTatgcttcagaagaaaatacatcCTTGTTAGAAACAAGCTGCCCTCTATTCTGAAATGTGCTGTTAGCAGATGGGATCCACTGCCAGGATCCTTATGGTGGAGTCTACGCATGTGTTAATTTGGCCTGAGGACCTCAGACCATACCAAAGCATATGAGCTTTGTGGGGACAATGCTATCACATGGAAGGGATGCTAGCCGATGAATCTGTAAACACATACTCTGCATCTGGCAGCCCTGTGTGTTACTGCTGCTTGAAGTCAGTTCACCTTTTCAAGCATCTAACTGACGCGTTCTCAGTTTCATGTTAAAATCCCATTCTTTCCCTCCACAGCTTATGATAGGGACCTCAGGTCCCTGATTTTAGCATGTTTGGAGGTGTTTAAAGTATAAATGTGAGTACACAGGTTTCCATGAAGATGTTCCTTAACACCTCAACAATATCAGCATTTATGTAAAGGCAtagaaaaattaatgcatttattaCCAGAGAGTGTAAAAACATAGTGGAAACAGGTAGAAGACCTGGAAAGTTctgatttaaaaattcaaaattaaatgtaaagaatAATTTAGGTTTTAATCCTAGATGCCTGATTTTTACCAAGATAAGTAGTATATTAGTTGGATGAGCAGTTCTATTAATTTTCTTGGAAACAGCTTGTTCACTCAAGGTGCTTATTCCCTTGTTAAAGAAAGACATACAATGAAAAGTTATTCATGAGACCCCAATGTTTGCTACCTGGGATTCTTCTCCAGACAGAAGCTGATCTTTCAGTTGTGGGTAATTCTTCAGGATGTCGTAAAAGTGTGACAACATTTGGTCCTCTGTCAAAGAGCATGAAGGACTTAAGGTGAGTCTCAGGATCTTTAACTTCAATTTGCTTCCATGGAGAGTAAGAAAGTCATTTGACTTTGTGCATCAAAGTCCTTCTGCAGACCAGAAGCAGAGAAATCAGGTCTCCTACACCCTACTCTTGCACTTGGGCCACTCCATCCACCACAGTGCTTGCAACACACCCCTGTTACCTTCTTTCAGCTTTAGTAAATTATATCACCACATCATAATGGTTGTAGTGTGGAAGATTTTGAAATATGTCTACTATATTAACTCTACTTTTCTTCTGGAGGAAACTATAAAGATTTCAATAATACATCCCTACCTGGTTCCActaggtagagaaaaaaaatgccaaagaagGAGGATTAAAGctcaaggggagaaaaaaaatgaatgtatttaaaTTACTAGTCATCCAAAAATCCAATGGACTTTATTAAAGGACTTTCCCTCTCCCACAAGACATGATGCTAGCTATACAAAAATGCTCTGGCAATAATGCAAGAAATTGCTGATGCCAGTTTGAACAAGACACTTGATCTTTGTTTTGCCTCACTTTCTTTAGCTATTTTAGGACTGTAAATTATGATATTGGGTTCCAGATATTCCCTCTGTAGTCCATGGATGCAGAGAGGGTCCAGTGGAAAGTGGCACATGAGCAAGATACTACCTTAGGTGCTCTGAACAT
It encodes the following:
- the MC4R gene encoding melanocortin receptor 4 isoform X1, giving the protein MNFTQHHGTLQPLHFWNHSYKLHGGASELNAKGHSSGGCYEQLFVSPEVFVTLGIISLLENVLVIVAIAKNKNLHSPMYFFICSLAVADMLVSVSNGSETIVITLLNNTDTDAQSFTINIDNVIDSVICSSLLASICSLLSIAVDRYFTIFYALQYHNIMTVKRVGVIITCIWAACTVSGILFIIYSDSSVVIICLISMFFTMLILMASLYVHMFMMARMHIKKIAVLPGTGPIRQGANMKGAITLTILIGVFVVCWAPFFLHLIFYISCPYNPYCVCFMSHFNFYLILIMCNSIIDPLIYAFRSQELRKTFKEIICCCSLRGLCDFPGKY
- the MC4R gene encoding melanocortin receptor 4 isoform X2, with the translated sequence MYFFICSLAVADMLVSVSNGSETIVITLLNNTDTDAQSFTINIDNVIDSVICSSLLASICSLLSIAVDRYFTIFYALQYHNIMTVKRVGVIITCIWAACTVSGILFIIYSDSSVVIICLISMFFTMLILMASLYVHMFMMARMHIKKIAVLPGTGPIRQGANMKGAITLTILIGVFVVCWAPFFLHLIFYISCPYNPYCVCFMSHFNFYLILIMCNSIIDPLIYAFRSQELRKTFKEIICCCSLRGLCDFPGKY